The following coding sequences lie in one Salarias fasciatus chromosome 7 unlocalized genomic scaffold, fSalaFa1.1 super_scaffold_4, whole genome shotgun sequence genomic window:
- the LOC115382409 gene encoding leucine-rich repeat transmembrane neuronal protein 4-like, translated as MGPLFCDGRLAHLLFPLLLLLRAPLLFSFGERTCPNSCRCEGKTVHCDTSGFLDVPENITVGCQGLSLRYNELHTLLPYQFAHLSQLLWIYLDHNQISAVDSRAFQGVRRLKELIMSSNRITSLHNSTFHGIPNLRSLDLSYNKLEILQPGQFHGLRKLQNLHLRSNGLSNIPIRAFLECRSLEFLDLGYNRIKALTRTTFLGLQRLMELHLEHNQFSRINFFLFPRLANLRSLYLQWNRIRVVNQGLPWNWYTLQKLDLSGNEIQTLDPAVFHCLPNLQVLNLESNRLSNVTQEAVSAWISLTTISLAGNMWDCGTGICPLVAWLRNFRGSKDTTMICSSPKYLQGEKIMEATRSHGICEETDYVLTETPSPMSELISEATAEPTFAPTSGSPPMLPTSTYGPLPPFRPRPIPNPTFPGHVSKDPRDSVVRPRPTHMPPPEMEHMTLHKVVVGSVALFFTMSLILTIIYVLWRRYPGATRLLQQRSMVGRKRRKKSPEPEQTLSSQLQEYYMSYNPAATPEALEVLGNGTGSCTCTISGSRECESDYTCPRPLPGAWLGDVPTIH; from the coding sequence GTCCATTGTTCTGTGATGGACGGCTGGCGcacctcctctttcctctgctcctcctcctgcgggCTCCCTTGTTATTCAGCTTTGGTGAGCGGACCTGTCCCAACAGCTGCCGATGTGAAGGGAAAACGGTTCATTGTGACACGTCTGGATTTCTAGATGTCCCAGAAAACATCACCGTCGGCTGCCAGGGCCTCTCCCTACGCTACAATGAACTACACACCCTGCTACCGTATCAGTTCGCTCACCTCAGCCAGCTCTTGTGGATATACCTAGATCACAATCAGATTTCAGCCGTCGACAGTCGAGCATTTCAGGGGGTCCGCAGGCTCAAGGAGTTAATAATGAGCTCCAACAGGATAACATCCCTTCACAATTCGACCTTCCATGGAATTCCAAATCTCCGTAGTCTGGACTTGTCCTACAACAAACTGGAAATCCTGCAGCCGGGCCAATTTCATGGCTTACGAAAACTACAGAACCTTCACCTGCGTTCCAACGGTCTCTCCAATATCCCAATTCGAGCTTTTCTGGAATGCCGAAGTTTGGAATTTCTGGATTTGGGCTACAATCGAATCAAGGCTCTCACCCGCACCACCTTTCTCGGGCTACAGAGGTTGATGGAGTTGCACCTGGAGCATAACCAGTTCTCACGGATCAACTTTTTTCTATTTCCACGTTTGGCCAATCTGAGATCGCTCTATCTGCAGTGGAATCGCATCAGGGTGGTCAACCAGGGCCTTCCTTGGAATTGGTATACGCTTCAAAAGCTTGACCTGTCTGGAAATGAGATACAGACACTGGACCCCGCTGTGTTTCACTGCTTGCCCAATCTACAAGTCCTGAACCTGGAATCCAACAGGCTGTCCAATGTGACTCAGGAGGCAGTGTCGGCATGGATTTCACTGACCACCATCAGCCTTGCTGGCAACATGTGGGACTGTGGGACTGGCATTTGTCCACTTGTTGCCTGGTTGAGGAATTTCCGGGGCAGTAAAGACACCACCATGATATGCAGCAGCCCAAAGTACCTGCAGGGTGAAAAGATAATGGAAGCCACAAGAAGTCACGGCATTTGCGAGGAAACTGATTACGTTTTGACGGAGACACCCTCACCCATGTCAGAGCTCATTTCTGAAGCAACTGCTGAACCGACCTTTGCCCCCACTAGCGGCTCTCCACCTATGCTACCAACAAGCACGTATGGTCCTCTACCACCGTTCAGACCTCGGCCCATTCCCAATCCTACCTTTCCGGGGCATGTGAGCAAAGATCCCAGAGACTCGGTGGTTCGCCCTCGACCCACCCACATGCCACCTCCAGAGATGGAGCACATGACTCTGCACAAAGTGGTGGTGGGCAGCGTGGCACTTTTCTTCACCATGTCCCTAATCTTGACAATTATCTATGTGTTGTGGCGGCGCTACCCAGGTGCAACAAGATTGCTGCAGCAGCGATCCATGGTGGGACGGAAGCGTCGCAAAAAGAGTCCCGAGCCAGAGCAGACCCTCAGCTCCCAGCTCCAAGAATATTACATGAGTTACAACCCTGCTGCAACACCAGAAGCATTGGAAGTGCTAGGCAATGGCACTGGTTCCTGCACTTGCACAATTTCTGGCTCCAGGGAGTGTGAG